The Fulvitalea axinellae region TTGGCGCAAATAATCCCGAACTGACTTTCACTGCTTCGGGCTTCCGTTTTGACGATGGTATGGACCTGCTGAATCCAACTCCTAATTTAAGTACGGATGCCGACAAAAATTCGGAGCCGGGAGAATACACTATCGAACTGTCCGAAACAACGGCCCCCAATTACATGGTGGTTCGGGAACTAGGCACGCTAACCGTCACTTCTGAAGGATATTATCCCGAATTGGATATACCGACTATGATCATACCGAACGGCAACGGCATGAATGACGTATGGGATATCCGAAATACGGAGTTCTACTCGTGGGTGCGGGTTTCGGTGTTTAGCCAACAGGGCGAAATGGTCTATCAAGAAGACCAGTACGGCCCTGACAACCCTTGGGACGGTGACGTTGATGGAGGCGTTTATGTCTTTGTGATCGAAACAAGCCGAGGTAAAGTGTACAAAGGTCAAATCACGGTAAAGAAATAAAATGAAAAAGCATATAATCGTTTTGTGCCTTCTTATGACGGCTGTCTATTTTGGTGTCGACGCCCAGAGTAGGGTTACGTTCCGGCAAGCCTTCCAGACTCCCCATGTGATCAACCCCGCCTTTTCGGGCATAAACCCCTATTGGTCCGTACATGCGAACTACGGGCAGGTGGGAGTGGGCGACGGCCTCACCAACAGCACTTTTCAGGTAGCTGCCAACCTGTCGTTTTCATCTGCTGAGGGCTGGAAGAGGCGGTCTGGGCGCACCGACAGACAGGCCTTTATGAAACGCCATGGCCTGTCCCTGAGCTTGGGACAGCAACGTTTCGGAGAAATCGTCCGCACAATGCCTCAGCTGAGCTATGGCGTGCACATACCCTTGAGCCGAAAAATGATGTTGGCGGCGGGAGCCGGAGGGCTGTACTTTACCGAACGAGTCGACGTGCAACAGTTGTATGTCCGGGATCCCCAGGACCCAGACTATATCGAGTTCCTTAATAATGACGGCAAACGCAAGGAGTACGGGCTTAGAGTGGGCGTGGCGTTGTACGCGTCTAATTATTACGTGGGCTACGCCCTTTCCAGAAGGTTGGTGGCCACGGGGTACGAGCTTCAAAGGGAGAGGGACTTGGACGAGCACATCATTTCGGCGGGTTACCGACAAGCGTTGAACGAGGATTTCCAATGGCTCTCATCCACTGTCCTGCGTATAGATGACGAAGCGGATTTTCAACCCTCGTTCTCTTCCCAAATCCAGTATCGGAGGACGTTCCGGGCCGGGTTGCTCTACAGCCACGACGAGGCATTGACTTTCTTGACGGGTTTGACCTACAAAGACAAGTACCGGATTGACATGACTCTGTCGAGGCCAATGAAGACGGAATACAACTTCACACAAAACAAATCAATGGTTGAGGTGGCGCTTAGCATATTCTTCAAAAGACGTTCAGGACAGCAGAGGCATTTTTGGTAGGTGTTAGGATTTAGTTTATCCGGTGATGAAAAAGTAACAGTACGCTGTGACGTTTGCTAATTGTTATTGATTTATTTATCATTTGATATGGATCCACTTATCCGATATAGGTAGAGACAGGGTATGCCCTGTCTCTACATGATAAACGCAAAGCCTAAAAACTCAATTCAAGATCACCCCTCAAACCAAGTTGAAAGGTCAATATCGCCATCTACAAACTGATCCATCTTGGCTACGAAATCCTGAAGGTGAGTGTTATTCATGTGTTTCTGCCAAAGGTCATGGCTCGTCCAGTTTTCATAAAACATAAATTCGCCTTCGTTGTCCGTATTCACGTGAAGACGATATTCAAGGCACCCTTCCTCTTTTAATGTGATAGGAATCAATGCTTCAAGGGCTTTTCTCGTTTCTGATTCTTTACCCTTTTGCGCTTTAAGTTTGGCTACAATCGTTAATTTTTTCATGATGACAGTTATTTGATTTTTTGAATGTTACAAAGGTATACGACCTTAGGTCATAGATTGACGTATATAAATTGGCTTGGTATGTATATAAAAAGGTTTGTGGCCGTTACTCTTTATGAATAAGAAAGGAAAAGGCTAATATTGTTTCAATATTACATCATAAAGTAGCGAGCGATGGATACCGAACACACCTTTGAGCCTTTTGAGATACACGTACAGGAACTAGACACATGGACTAAGCGACCGCACCGACATAATTTTTTTGAATTGGTTTATATCGACAAAGGGAGGGGGGAACAATGTATCAATGACAAAACTTTCGAATACAAAGAGGGGAACGTTTTCTTGCTTCCGCCATTGGATTGTCATTCGTTTAAAATACACGAGAAGACGACTTTCTATTTTATCCGCTTCACTGATTTATACTTTTCGAAAGAAGCTCTTAGAGGGAATTATAACGAATGGTTCAAAAAGCTCAGTTACATACTTTCAAACTATAACAAAGTGGCTGGCGATGTGATCAAAACGCGTTCTTGTCTTGAAAGGCAGTTACTCGTGAGCCTTATAAAACAAACCTACCAGGAATACCTTAGCAAAGACAGTTATTCGGCTGTCATTATTGAGAGTCTGATGGTTACGATTTTGAATATTTTGGCCCGAAACATCGAAAAGAAATACATTGACGAAGGGCATTCTGAAGATCACCGTTTCGGTGAAATCATACGATATATTCAGAACAATATCTATGATAAACACAAAATAAGCGTTGATCATTTGGCCGATCATTTTCACATTTCTCCAACATATTTCAGCGAATACTTCCGTAAGCATTCACCGCATACCTTTCAAGAATATGTGATGAAATCGAAATTAAAACTAGCGGAAAGCTACATCCGGCACAGTGAATACACAATCAAAGAAGTCGCTTATATTCTTGGCTTTACAGACGCCAGTCACTTGTCAAGAGCTTTCAAAAAGAACTATGGCATGACAATACAGGAATTCAAATCAGGCAAGCAACCATTTTGCGATAATTAGAAAAGGACGGGCTACCCCTTTGCGTCGATTTTTTTAATTAATGATCATGCTCATCACCCTCTTCCTCAATAAGGATCTGGGAGACGTGTTCCGCTATGTTGCCACTCTTGTCCAATACTGAAATGTGCAGGTGGTATTCGCCGTGCTTTACTTCGGCGGGAATCATTATTTCGATTTTGTCTTTTTTCCAATCAAGGTTATGAGTCGTACCGCTGATCTGCACGACCTTGTTTAGGTTATATGGGTCTTCGTGGCCTTCTGAATATTGGCGGAGATTTATTGTGTTTTGGACTAGGCTGTGGGAATGTGAGTGGCCGTCGCCCGCATAGTGAATGTCAACTTTGTAGCTTGCCAAGCCCTTGTTGTCTGTGAACTTGGCTTTGAGGTTGATGGACCCTCGGCCGTTTTCGGTTTCTTAGCAGGATGCGTTGGCCATTTGGCCGTAACCCCAAGGCAGTATTAGAGAAAGAGATGGAAAATCCAGTGCGTTAGGCATGTCGGATTTTTTGCGTTATCCTAGGGCGATGCCTTAGGTTGGTGAATGTAGGACCTTTGGCCTATGAAATTTGTGGCGATTAAATCGGTTTGGAGCTTGCCGGTGGATGTAAAGTATATGTTTTTTTGTGTAGTTTAGGAAGCAAAAAGATTGGTCGATAAATTTATTTTTCAAGTTATAAATGACATTATGAAAAAAGATGTTGTAAAGGTAAGTTTTTCAGAGCTCCGATCCGCCTATGAAGAAGTTATCTCTTTTGTAAGTTATTATAGTTGTATGGACGTCCCTCATACACAGGAAACAAGATTAGAAAAAGACTTGTGTTTTTCAGGGTTAGATAGTTTTTCATTACTTGAGATGTTTTCAAAAAAATTTAATGTAAGCTTTGACGGAGTGGATCTTGATAAGTACTTAATGCCTGAATTTGGTGGATCCAGAGGGTGTTTTCGTCTTTTATTATTTCCTGTTTTTTTGCCATACGCTATTGTCAAATACATAATTGGGCTTTTTGTATCACTATTCTCTGAAAAATTATCGACGCATATCAGATTATATGATATTCCTATTTTCAGAATAGCTGACAGGAAGGATATTTCATTGGGAGATCTGACAACTTCAGTACTATTGAAGAAGTTCACTGAGAGAGAGAATATAGTATTCGTAATTGGCTAAAAAAATCCCTGGTTTGGTTAAGATTTTATCCGTCC contains the following coding sequences:
- a CDS encoding PorP/SprF family type IX secretion system membrane protein, with translation MKKHIIVLCLLMTAVYFGVDAQSRVTFRQAFQTPHVINPAFSGINPYWSVHANYGQVGVGDGLTNSTFQVAANLSFSSAEGWKRRSGRTDRQAFMKRHGLSLSLGQQRFGEIVRTMPQLSYGVHIPLSRKMMLAAGAGGLYFTERVDVQQLYVRDPQDPDYIEFLNNDGKRKEYGLRVGVALYASNYYVGYALSRRLVATGYELQRERDLDEHIISAGYRQALNEDFQWLSSTVLRIDDEADFQPSFSSQIQYRRTFRAGLLYSHDEALTFLTGLTYKDKYRIDMTLSRPMKTEYNFTQNKSMVEVALSIFFKRRSGQQRHFW
- a CDS encoding DUF4625 domain-containing protein, whose protein sequence is MNLKAKFTDNKGLASYKVDIHYAGDGHSHSHSLVQNTINLRQYSEGHEDPYNLNKVVQISGTTHNLDWKKDKIEIMIPAEVKHGEYHLHISVLDKSGNIAEHVSQILIEEEGDEHDH
- a CDS encoding DUF1493 family protein; this encodes MKKDVVKVSFSELRSAYEEVISFVSYYSCMDVPHTQETRLEKDLCFSGLDSFSLLEMFSKKFNVSFDGVDLDKYLMPEFGGSRGCFRLLLFPVFLPYAIVKYIIGLFVSLFSEKLSTHIRLYDIPIFRIADRKDISLGDLTTSVLLKKFTERENIVFVIG
- a CDS encoding putative quinol monooxygenase, whose amino-acid sequence is MKKLTIVAKLKAQKGKESETRKALEALIPITLKEEGCLEYRLHVNTDNEGEFMFYENWTSHDLWQKHMNNTHLQDFVAKMDQFVDGDIDLSTWFEG
- a CDS encoding AraC family transcriptional regulator, whose translation is MDTEHTFEPFEIHVQELDTWTKRPHRHNFFELVYIDKGRGEQCINDKTFEYKEGNVFLLPPLDCHSFKIHEKTTFYFIRFTDLYFSKEALRGNYNEWFKKLSYILSNYNKVAGDVIKTRSCLERQLLVSLIKQTYQEYLSKDSYSAVIIESLMVTILNILARNIEKKYIDEGHSEDHRFGEIIRYIQNNIYDKHKISVDHLADHFHISPTYFSEYFRKHSPHTFQEYVMKSKLKLAESYIRHSEYTIKEVAYILGFTDASHLSRAFKKNYGMTIQEFKSGKQPFCDN